A window of uncultured Litoreibacter sp. contains these coding sequences:
- the fmt gene encoding methionyl-tRNA formyltransferase, which translates to MRLVFMGTPEFSVAALDALVDAGHEICAVYSQPPRPAGRGKKLRASPVQARAEALGLDVRHPVSLKSPDVQAEFAALEADIAVVVAYGLLLPQAVLDAPARGCLNIHASLLPRWRGAAPIHRAIMARDAETGVCIMQMEAGLDTGPVLTRRVLEIGTRETTGELHDRLAALGAAQIVETLAQLDGLTPEPQAEDGVTYAAKIDKAEARVDWSRPAVEVDALIRGLSPFPGAWTRVNGERFKLLGSYVVDEDGLHGAVLGGFRIACGSGAVQVTRAQREGKKPMDMGEFLKGFGFPKRI; encoded by the coding sequence ATGAGACTTGTGTTCATGGGCACGCCGGAGTTTTCGGTTGCGGCTTTGGATGCCTTGGTTGACGCGGGGCATGAGATTTGCGCCGTCTATTCGCAGCCGCCGCGCCCGGCGGGGCGGGGCAAGAAATTGCGCGCCTCCCCGGTGCAGGCGCGGGCGGAGGCTTTGGGGCTGGATGTGCGCCACCCGGTGTCTTTGAAATCGCCCGACGTACAGGCGGAGTTTGCGGCTTTGGAGGCGGATATTGCCGTGGTCGTGGCTTACGGATTGCTGCTGCCTCAGGCGGTGCTGGATGCGCCGGCGCGGGGGTGTTTGAATATTCACGCCTCGCTGCTGCCCCGCTGGCGGGGGGCCGCGCCGATACATCGCGCGATCATGGCCCGCGACGCCGAGACCGGCGTTTGCATCATGCAGATGGAGGCGGGGCTGGACACCGGGCCGGTCCTGACGCGGCGGGTGTTGGAGATTGGCACGCGGGAAACAACCGGGGAGCTGCATGACCGGCTGGCGGCTTTGGGCGCTGCGCAGATCGTGGAGACGTTGGCGCAGCTGGACGGGTTGACGCCCGAGCCGCAGGCCGAGGACGGCGTGACCTATGCCGCCAAGATCGACAAGGCGGAAGCGCGGGTGGATTGGTCCAGGCCGGCGGTTGAGGTTGACGCGCTGATCCGTGGTTTGTCCCCATTTCCGGGGGCCTGGACGAGGGTGAATGGCGAGCGGTTCAAGCTGCTGGGCAGCTATGTCGTGGACGAGGACGGGCTTCACGGCGCTGTACTGGGAGGGTTTCGCATCGCCTGCGGGTCCGGCGCCGTCCAAGTGACGCGGGCGCAGCGCGAAGGCAAGAAGCCGATGGATATGGGCGAATTCTTGAAAGGGTTTGGGTTTCCCAAGCGGATTTGA
- the def gene encoding peptide deformylase, giving the protein MTLPILLHPDPRLKKVAAPIADSSDALRKLGDDMLAAMYEAPGIGLAAPQVGILKRMIVLDCIKEEGEKPRPIVMLNPEVIESSAELNTYEEGCLSIPEQFADVTRPADVTVAWMDLDGKAQQETFDGLWATCVQHEIDHLEGKLFIDYLKPLKRQMITRKMVKLKRELARS; this is encoded by the coding sequence ATGACATTGCCTATTCTGCTGCACCCCGACCCGCGCCTGAAAAAGGTCGCCGCCCCGATTGCCGACAGCTCTGACGCGCTGCGCAAGCTCGGCGACGACATGCTGGCCGCGATGTATGAGGCACCGGGCATCGGCTTGGCGGCCCCGCAGGTGGGCATCCTCAAGCGGATGATTGTACTGGATTGCATCAAGGAAGAAGGCGAAAAGCCGCGCCCGATCGTGATGCTGAACCCAGAGGTGATCGAAAGCTCTGCGGAGCTGAACACCTATGAGGAAGGCTGTTTGTCGATCCCTGAGCAGTTTGCCGATGTGACACGGCCTGCCGATGTCACCGTGGCGTGGATGGACCTGGACGGCAAGGCGCAGCAGGAGACGTTTGACGGGTTGTGGGCCACCTGCGTGCAGCATGAGATCGACCACCTGGAGGGCAAGCTGTTTATCGACTACCTCAAGCCGCTGAAGCGCCAGATGATCACCCGCAAAATGGTCAAGCTGAAGCGCGAATTGGCGCGCAGTTGA
- the def gene encoding peptide deformylase, giving the protein MREYVMWPDKRLKTAAAEVAAITDEVRAIWDEMIFAMDTMPGVGLAAVQLGVMQRLAVVDASDVRGQAVRMANPEILHSSAQLRTHEEGSPNLPGVWAKIERPRAVTVRFLNASGDVEERDFVGVWATSVQHQVDHLNGKMFFDHLSKVKRDMLLKKATKVRV; this is encoded by the coding sequence ATGAGGGAGTACGTCATGTGGCCCGACAAACGGTTGAAGACCGCAGCGGCAGAGGTCGCCGCGATCACCGACGAGGTGCGTGCCATCTGGGACGAGATGATCTTTGCCATGGACACCATGCCGGGCGTTGGTTTGGCGGCGGTGCAGCTGGGCGTGATGCAGCGGCTGGCGGTGGTGGACGCGTCAGATGTGCGCGGGCAGGCGGTGCGTATGGCCAACCCCGAGATTTTGCACAGCTCGGCGCAGCTACGCACCCATGAAGAGGGTAGCCCCAACCTGCCGGGCGTCTGGGCCAAGATCGAACGCCCGCGCGCCGTGACCGTCCGGTTCCTGAACGCCAGCGGCGACGTTGAAGAGCGCGATTTTGTCGGGGTATGGGCAACCTCGGTGCAGCATCAGGTGGACCATTTGAACGGCAAGATGTTTTTTGACCACCTGAGCAAGGTGAAGCGCGACATGCTGCTGAAGAAGGCGACGAAGGTGCGGGTATGA
- the def gene encoding peptide deformylase has translation MIRPIVIHPDDRLRQLCAPVLSVDDGLRGLISDMLETMYDAPGRGLAAPQVGVLSRVFVMDATWKTGEPSPLAFVNPEILWASPEMQSNEEGCLSIPDMPVQVSRPARIEAMWLDETGTQRRGAFEGFEAACICHETDHLNGVLILDHEAAA, from the coding sequence TTGATCCGGCCCATTGTGATCCACCCCGACGACCGGCTGCGCCAGCTTTGCGCGCCGGTTCTGAGTGTCGATGACGGTTTGCGCGGGCTGATTTCTGACATGTTGGAGACGATGTATGACGCGCCGGGACGCGGGTTGGCGGCGCCGCAAGTGGGCGTGCTGAGCCGCGTCTTCGTGATGGACGCGACGTGGAAAACGGGGGAGCCGAGCCCGCTGGCCTTTGTGAACCCCGAGATCCTGTGGGCCTCGCCCGAGATGCAGTCGAATGAGGAAGGGTGTTTGTCGATCCCTGATATGCCCGTGCAAGTGTCGCGGCCCGCGCGGATCGAGGCGATGTGGCTGGACGAGACCGGCACGCAACGGCGCGGCGCCTTTGAGGGGTTCGAGGCGGCCTGCATCTGCCACGAGACCGACCATCTGAACGGGGTATTGATCCTGGACCACGAGGCGGCGGCATGA
- a CDS encoding MalY/PatB family protein, protein MSFDTPPDRRGTHCVKWDRMEAIYGVSAEDGISMWVADMEFEAAPVIQKAVQDMVDHGVYGYFGDDSKYTAAICWWMENRHGWHVEPDWIFTTHGLVNGTAMCVDAFTKPGDGVVLFTPVYHAFAKVIKAAGRDVVECEMTLENGRYEMDFDAYDAQMTGSESMVILCSPHNPGGRVWTKGELQAVAAFAKRHDLVLVSDEIHHDLVFTGETHIPMANIAGITDRLVMMTATTKTFNIAGSHSGNVIIADPDLRATFAARMAALGMSPNSFGLFMATAAYSPEGAKWVDDCVAYIEENKKLFDAGINAIPGLKSMNLEATYLAWVDFSGTGMSKEEFTTRVAKDAKIAVNAGPTFGKGGDAFLRFNIAAPRAQIEDAVARMQTAFGDLQ, encoded by the coding sequence ATGAGCTTTGACACCCCACCCGACCGCCGCGGCACCCATTGCGTGAAATGGGACAGGATGGAGGCGATCTACGGCGTCTCCGCCGAGGACGGCATCTCGATGTGGGTGGCAGACATGGAATTCGAGGCCGCGCCGGTGATCCAAAAGGCGGTGCAGGACATGGTCGATCATGGCGTCTACGGCTATTTCGGCGATGATAGCAAATACACCGCCGCCATCTGCTGGTGGATGGAGAACCGCCACGGCTGGCATGTGGAGCCCGACTGGATCTTCACCACCCACGGTCTGGTCAACGGCACCGCCATGTGCGTCGACGCGTTCACCAAACCGGGTGACGGCGTGGTGCTGTTCACGCCCGTGTATCACGCCTTCGCCAAGGTCATCAAAGCGGCTGGCCGCGACGTCGTCGAATGCGAAATGACGCTTGAAAACGGTCGCTACGAAATGGACTTCGACGCCTATGACGCGCAGATGACCGGCAGTGAAAGCATGGTCATCCTCTGCTCCCCCCATAACCCCGGCGGCCGCGTCTGGACCAAGGGTGAATTGCAGGCCGTCGCCGCCTTCGCCAAGCGCCACGATCTTGTGCTGGTCTCCGATGAAATCCACCACGATCTGGTCTTCACCGGGGAGACGCATATCCCAATGGCCAATATCGCGGGCATCACCGACCGGCTGGTGATGATGACCGCCACAACCAAGACCTTTAATATCGCAGGTTCCCATTCCGGCAACGTGATCATCGCCGACCCCGACCTGCGCGCCACCTTCGCCGCCCGCATGGCGGCGCTGGGCATGTCGCCCAACTCCTTCGGGTTGTTCATGGCCACGGCAGCCTACTCCCCCGAAGGGGCCAAATGGGTCGATGATTGCGTCGCCTATATCGAGGAAAACAAAAAACTCTTCGATGCGGGCATCAACGCCATCCCCGGCCTGAAATCCATGAACCTGGAGGCCACCTATCTGGCATGGGTCGACTTCTCCGGCACAGGCATGAGCAAGGAAGAATTCACCACCCGCGTCGCCAAAGACGCCAAAATCGCAGTCAATGCCGGGCCCACCTTCGGCAAGGGTGGCGACGCCTTCCTGCGCTTCAACATCGCCGCCCCCCGCGCCCAGATCGAAGACGCCGTCGCCCGCATGCAAACCGCCTTCGGCGATCTGCAATAA